The genomic window TCTGTCCTCTTCCTCTTCTACAGAAGAGACCTTATAAAGAGGTACGAACCGGATATCCTTAAGGACAAACCTTCCCATCTCGCCATAAGAGACCCCATAGTTTTTAAGGTGGGCTGGTTAACCATAATTGTGTTAGCTCTTATCTTTCTCTTCCTTGAACTTCTTGAGATTAAGCTTCCCGTCTCCGTTGTCTTAGGCTTCGCTTCTCTGCTCTTAGCTCTCTCAACGCTGCCTTTAAGGGTTGTAAACCTGAGGGAGGTATTCCTGTTTACCCCGTGGAAGATAGTCTTCTTCTCCGTGGGTATGTATGCTGTGGTTTACAGCTTTAAGAAGGTGGGCTTCACGGAGGAGCTAAGCGCTTTAATCAGGAGCCTATCTCATATGGGAGAGCTTCAGGCTATACTCGGAACGGGTGTGCTCTCAGCCTTCCTCTCGGCGGTGATGAACAACCTGCCTACGGTGATGACCATGAACATAGCTGTAAAGGATGCCGGTCTTTCGGAGGAGCTAACGAAATTTCTTGCGCTCGCTAACCTCGTAGGGACGAATATAGGACCCAAGCTCACACCTATAGGCTCCCTTGCAACCCTTCTCTGGCTTCACGTTCTTGAGTACAAGGGGATAAAGATAGGCTGGGGATACTACATGAAGGTAGGCTTTGCCCTTACGCTGCCGGTCCTCCTCGGTGTTCTCGTGAGCCTGTGGCTCGTTTACCTACTGCTGAACAGTCCCTCCCTGTAATCCCTTATCGCCTCTTCTATCTCCTCTGGTGTGTTCATCACAAAAGGTCCGTATCTGGCTATGGGTTCTCCCAGAGGTTTGGCACTTCCAAGTAAGAAGACCGATTTTTCCAGAGCTATTACCTCAACACCTCCCTTGAAGACGGCTACGCTCTCCGGTTTAACTTCCGTTCCCTTCAGGTAAAGCCTCCCCTCCGAAAGGGCTATGAAGGTGTTGTTCTCAGGGGGGAGTTCTATCGCGTACTCTTTCCCTTCCTCCAGCTCAACGTGGAGGTAGGTAAGGGGATAAAAACCCCTCTCCCTGTAAGGCTCTCCAACGAGGTCAAGAACCCTGATGCCTTCAGCTCTGACAATCTCTCTCGCTCTGAAGTTAAAGTAAAAGGGTTCGGAGAGCTTCTTCTCTTTTGGGTTGTTAAGCCAGAGCTGGAATCCCCACAGGAGACCCTCCTTCATAAGGGGCATCTCCGAGTGTATAACTCCCCTGCCTGCGTTCATCCACTGGAGCCACCCGTCCTCAAGGACACCCTCAGCTCCCGTGCTGTCTCTGTGTTTGAACCTTCCCCTTATCATGTAGGTGAGCGTCTGGAAGCCCCTGTGGGGGTGTTCCGGAAATCCCGCGGTGTAATCCTCAGGGTCGGAGCTCTTGAACTCGTCAAGAAGGAGGAAGGGATCCAGCTCC from Hydrogenivirga caldilitoris includes these protein-coding regions:
- the arsB gene encoding arsenical efflux pump membrane protein ArsB; this encodes MEGFLSLLVFTLTLFLVIVRPFGLGIGWSAWLGAILCLLLGLISVGDVLYIAGIVWDATLAFVLLIFISIILDKAGFFEWFALKAIGLSGGNGLLLFLYLMLLGAFISALFANDGAALMLTPIIYSKVRYLNLPDRYILPYIMGAGFISDTASLPLVISNLTNIITAQFFGIDFWEYAALMLIPNVVSVLLSLSVLFLFYRRDLIKRYEPDILKDKPSHLAIRDPIVFKVGWLTIIVLALIFLFLELLEIKLPVSVVLGFASLLLALSTLPLRVVNLREVFLFTPWKIVFFSVGMYAVVYSFKKVGFTEELSALIRSLSHMGELQAILGTGVLSAFLSAVMNNLPTVMTMNIAVKDAGLSEELTKFLALANLVGTNIGPKLTPIGSLATLLWLHVLEYKGIKIGWGYYMKVGFALTLPVLLGVLVSLWLVYLLLNSPSL
- a CDS encoding pirin family protein, translated to MRIYPAIKVTDGAGVKLRRYIGTSYLRELDPFLLLDEFKSSDPEDYTAGFPEHPHRGFQTLTYMIRGRFKHRDSTGAEGVLEDGWLQWMNAGRGVIHSEMPLMKEGLLWGFQLWLNNPKEKKLSEPFYFNFRAREIVRAEGIRVLDLVGEPYRERGFYPLTYLHVELEEGKEYAIELPPENNTFIALSEGRLYLKGTEVKPESVAVFKGGVEVIALEKSVFLLGSAKPLGEPIARYGPFVMNTPEEIEEAIRDYREGLFSSR